The DNA region CTCAGGCCGCGCGCCGCTTCGTCGGCGCCCCGAAGTAGCGCGCGAGATCCTGTCGACTACTGCCCATGCTGACGAGCGAACGAACAAGTAGGTCGATGCTGACCGATGGATCACCGGCCTCCATCTTCGCCACCCGAGACTGACTCGATCCAAGCATTCGCCCCGCTTGCGCTTGGGTCATCTTTCGCCGCGTCCGTTGCTCACGCAGCGCCTTTGCGAGATCGAGCTTCAGCTCCACCACCGCAGCCTCGGCATCGGTCAGCGCCAGGAACTCCCTGGCGGAGCCGACCTTCCATCCAGCGGCTTCCAGCCGTTTCTTCTTCTGCCGTTTCATCGCTCCCTACTTCCGCAACCGATCGATGTCGCCGATCTTCGGACCCGGGCCGGGAGCAGCGCGCCCTGCCGCTACAGGCTCGACGATTCGGGTGGAACGATCTGCTCTAGCTGGCGCACGAGCGGAGGCAGCTCGGCACTGACCACGTCCCAGACGAGATCGTAGTCAACCTCCAAGTAAGTCATGCACCACCTTGTGCCGCATGCCGATGATCTTGCGCCACGGAACCTCGGGATGCGCTTGTTGGAACGGTGACGAGACGCGGCGCGCGGCTTCGCCGAGCGTTTGGACGAGATGGGTCAGCGCGAGCCGAAGGTCCTCGTCGGCGTCGTACGCGGCGCGACTGCGCACTTGCCGATCGCCTTGCGGGCCATGTCGAGCATGTGGCCGACATAGACCAGGTCATCCTTCTGCGTACTGCGTCTCGGCACTCTCGATGACGCGGCCGCGGAGCCGACGATTGAGATACTTCTCTCGCACGAGATCGACCCGGTGACCGCCGAGGATCTGCGACAGCTCATCCTCGATATCGAAGACCCTGAATCCGACGACCTGACCGGGTTCGAAGTCGACGAGTACGTCGACGTCACTGTCTGGCCGGAAGTCGTCCGTCAATACCGACCCGAACAGGGCCAATCTGCGGATGTGATGCCGCCGGCACAACGCCGCGACTCGCTCGTGGTCGATGAAAATCCTGGCGCCCATGGTCTCCCCATACCATATTCGACGCGGAGGCTGGAATCGACACGACTAGTAAGGCAGCGCTCGAAGACGGAGGTGCCGCACGTTTGTCCGTCACGCGGCATGCCGGATCTTGGCCTTGAGAGCACGGCTTCGAGCAGAGCGCGCGCATTCGCGAGATTCCACGCCGCAACCTCAGCGTGGCGTAAGGGCGGTAGGCAGTAGCGCCCCGACTGCCTACTGCCCTCTGCCTACTGTCTACTGTTCTCCGCTCACAGACGTTCGATGATGGTCGCGATGCCCATGCCGATGCCGATGCACATTGTGGCGAGGCCGTAGCGCTTGTTCTGCCGTTCGAGTTCGTCGACCAATGTGCCGATCAACATCGCGCCGGTTGCGCCGAGCGGATGACCCATCGCGATCGCGCCGCCGTTGACGTTGACGCGCTCCGGGTCCATGCCGATTTCCTGCATCACGCACAGCGGCACCGGGGCGAACGCTTCGTTGATTTCAATCAGATCGATGTCGCGCTAGTTCCATCGTCCCCGCCAGCGGCGAGCACTGCCCGGTTAGAAGTCGCCTAGACGCCGGAGCTTCTCCTTCACCTCTTGTAGAACCGGCTTCGGGACGTCTCCGAGCGGCCGCCGGAGCCGGCGGTTGTCGATCGCGCGGCTCTGGTCGATCATAACCTCGCAATCCGCCGCGTTGCCCGCCATGCCATGCGGTAGAGCGACCCGCAGCAGATTCTCTCCTGACAGGTGCGTGGTGCACGGGAGAACCCATGTGGAAGGGTGATCGGCTTGATTGAGGAGGTCGGTCTGGATCACCAGTACGGGCCGCAGCTTGCCTGCCTCGGTTCCCTGCCTCGGGCTCAAGTCGGCGAGGTAGAGTGTTCCGTGGCGAATCGCTGCCTTCAATCGAGTCCCTCGCCAGCGAGATGATCCAACTCCCGGATCTCCTTCATCGTCGATTGTCGCGTCGCGCGCGATGCCACCCGGTACGCCGCCTTGAGCGTCCGCCGCTCGGTTCTCTCCTGCAGCAGCCGCAGCCCGCGTCGGATCACCTCGACGTTGCTCTTCAGTTTGAGACGCGACTTAAGAGAATGAACGAGTCGGAGTTCCTCCTGCGGCAGGGTGACACTCGACTTGGCATTGGTCCTCATGCCGTTTTCATACCGCGACGGCCGCCGCCACGGCAAGCGCTCGGCAATTATCTGTAAGCGATGGCGGTGCGCACAGCGAATCAAGGCGGTACGACGCCGCAGGGCAGGAATGAGCAGACTTTTGTCGAGACGCCCCCGGCGGAGCGTCTCGACCGAATGGAGGACTACGGACGTTCGCAGAATTACAGACGTTCCAGAACTACAAGCGTTCGATGATCGTCGCGATGCCCATGCCGATGCCGATACACATCGTGGCGAGACCGTAGCGCTTGTTCTGCCGTTCGAGTTCGTCGACCAGCGTGCCGATCAACATCGCGCCGGTTGCGCCGAGCGGATGCCCCATCGCGATCGCGCCGCCGTTGACGTTGACCCGCTCCGGGTCCATGCCGGTTTCTTGGATCACGCACAGCGGCACTGGCGCGAACGCTTCGTTGATTTCAATCAGATCGATATCACCGATCCTTAGGCCCGCGCGCCTCAAGACCTTCTGCGTCGCCGGGATCGGCCCGGTCAGCATGATGACCGGCTCGGAGCCGACGATCATCTGATCGACGATGCGCGCGCGTGGTTTGAGGCCGAGTTCCTTCACCTTCTTTGCCGACGCCAGCATGACCGCCGCAGCGCCGTCGACGATGCCGCTCGAATTGCCGGCCGTGATCTTGCCGTCGGGCTTGAACGACGGCGTCAAGGCCATCAGCCCTTCCAACGTCGACTGCGGCCGCACGTGCTCGTCGGTGTCGAACAGCTTCGCTTCGCCATTGAGCGTCACCTTCATCGGAATCA from Deltaproteobacteria bacterium includes:
- a CDS encoding thiolase family protein translates to MSEAYIIDACRTARGRRKGSLSNVHPMDLLVAVFNAITARTGVDPKEIEDAVIGCVSETGEQGTNIARGAVLAAGWPVDVPGVTLNRFCGSGQQAVNFAAQAIKAGAQDLVVAGGVENMTRVPMGSDMGPLPMSLMEKYNLVPQGLSAEMIVEKWNYGREEIDRFALASQQKAWRAIQEGRFKKSLIPMKVTLNGEAKLFDTDEHVRPQSTLEGLMALTPSFKPDGKITAGNSSGIVDGAAAVMLASAKKVKELGLKPRARIVDQMIVGSEPVIMLTGPIPATQKVLRRAGLRIGDIDLIEINEAFAPVPLCVIQETGMDPERVNVNGGAIAMGHPLGATGAMLIGTLVDELERQNKRYGLATMCIGIGMGIATIIERL
- a CDS encoding nucleotidyltransferase domain-containing protein, whose translation is MGARIFIDHERVAALCRRHHIRRLALFGSVLTDDFRPDSDVDVLVDFEPGQVVGFRVFDIEDELSQILGGHRVDLVREKYLNRRLRGRVIESAETQYAEG
- a CDS encoding type II toxin-antitoxin system PemK/MazF family toxin, producing MKAAIRHGTLYLADLSPRQGTEAGKLRPVLVIQTDLLNQADHPSTWVLPCTTHLSGENLLRVALPHGMAGNAADCEVMIDQSRAIDNRRLRRPLGDVPKPVLQEVKEKLRRLGDF
- a CDS encoding XRE family transcriptional regulator, producing the protein MKRQKKKRLEAAGWKVGSAREFLALTDAEAAVVELKLDLAKALREQRTRRKMTQAQAGRMLGSSQSRVAKMEAGDPSVSIDLLVRSLVSMGSSRQDLARYFGAPTKRRAA